The following coding sequences are from one Streptomyces sp. NBC_01232 window:
- a CDS encoding Hsp20/alpha crystallin family protein, giving the protein MLMRTDPFREMDRIVQQLSGTSGTWSKPSVMPMDAYRQGDVYVIAFDLPGVSTEAIDIDVERNMLTVKAERRPAGKSDGVQMELSERPLGVFSRQIMLADTLDTEHIEADYDAGVLTLRIPIAERAKPRKIAIGGESGRKQISG; this is encoded by the coding sequence ATGTTGATGCGCACCGACCCGTTCCGCGAGATGGACCGCATCGTCCAGCAGCTGTCCGGCACGTCGGGCACATGGTCGAAGCCGTCCGTGATGCCGATGGACGCCTACCGCCAGGGCGACGTGTACGTGATCGCCTTCGACCTCCCCGGAGTGAGCACCGAGGCGATCGACATCGACGTCGAGCGGAACATGCTGACGGTGAAGGCCGAGCGCCGGCCTGCAGGGAAGTCCGACGGCGTGCAGATGGAGCTCTCCGAGCGGCCCCTCGGTGTCTTCTCCCGGCAGATCATGCTGGCCGACACCCTCGACACCGAGCACATCGAGGCCGACTACGACGCGGGCGTCCTGACCTTGCGGATCCCGATCGCCGAGCGCGCCAAGCCGCGCAAGATCGCCATCGGCGGCGAGTCCGGCCGCAAGCAGATCTCCGGCTGA